Proteins encoded within one genomic window of Streptomyces sp. NBC_00523:
- a CDS encoding short chain dehydrogenase, with amino-acid sequence MRILLVGAAGTLGGAVRKALTDRGHAVIGVGRSGGDLVADVTRPDEVARLYAEAGPLDAVAVTAGDAVFRPLAELTADDFAATFRGKALSQLDLVRQGAAHLPPHGSFTLVSGILTEEPIAAGAAASAANGAVEAFVRAAAIELPPQRVNAVSPTVVEESLPAYGPFFPGIEPVPAARVATAYVRSIEGAQTGRVYRVW; translated from the coding sequence ATGCGGATTCTCCTGGTCGGCGCGGCGGGCACGCTGGGCGGTGCGGTACGGAAGGCGCTGACGGATCGCGGTCACGCGGTGATCGGGGTCGGCCGCTCGGGCGGCGACCTGGTGGCCGATGTGACCCGGCCCGACGAGGTCGCCCGCCTCTACGCGGAAGCCGGTCCGCTGGACGCGGTCGCGGTCACCGCGGGCGACGCGGTGTTCCGCCCGCTCGCCGAGCTGACCGCCGACGACTTCGCGGCCACGTTCCGCGGCAAGGCCCTGAGCCAGCTCGACCTGGTCCGCCAGGGCGCGGCCCACCTGCCCCCGCACGGCTCGTTCACCCTGGTCAGCGGCATCCTGACCGAGGAGCCCATCGCGGCCGGCGCAGCCGCCTCCGCGGCGAATGGGGCGGTGGAGGCGTTCGTCCGGGCCGCCGCGATCGAGCTCCCGCCCCAGCGCGTCAACGCGGTCAGCCCGACGGTGGTCGAGGAGTCCCTCCCTGCCTACGGCCCCTTCTTCCCCGGCATCGAACCGGTCCCGGCGGCCCGCGTGGCCACGGCCTACGTCCGCTCGATCGAGGGCGCGCAGACGGGGCGGGTCTACCGGGTGTGGTAG
- a CDS encoding LysR family transcriptional regulator, whose product MDDVELRHLRALDAVAEAGTITAAAVRLHMTQPALSRTLAQLESRVGVRLVDRSPRHLTLTSAGQTLLGHGRAILAHLDAALADTRTVSRPLRIGYTCAVLGRQTVPLLRSWRRAHPHIPLDVVRQDNSTAGLATGDTDVAVLRTVPADPRIRTEALYTEDRVAALPDDHPLAGRDRVLMDELTAHPELPLALWPDTGTASPDLWPPERRPDRTVEVGNVDEWLNLIAAGGAFGLGAAGTAESHGHPGVRFVPVADAPAATVYLARPVHPTHPRTEDFATAVRDVVSG is encoded by the coding sequence ATGGATGATGTGGAGCTGCGCCACCTCAGGGCGCTGGACGCGGTGGCCGAGGCGGGCACCATCACCGCGGCGGCGGTCCGGCTGCACATGACGCAGCCCGCCCTCTCGCGCACGCTGGCCCAGCTGGAGTCCCGGGTCGGCGTCCGGCTGGTCGACCGTTCGCCCCGGCATCTGACGCTCACCTCGGCCGGGCAGACCCTGCTCGGGCACGGTCGGGCGATCCTGGCCCATCTCGACGCGGCCCTCGCCGACACCCGTACCGTCTCCCGCCCCCTGCGCATCGGTTACACGTGCGCGGTCCTCGGCCGGCAGACCGTACCGCTGCTGCGCTCCTGGCGCCGGGCGCACCCGCACATCCCGCTCGACGTGGTCCGCCAGGACAACAGCACGGCGGGGCTGGCCACCGGGGACACCGATGTCGCCGTGCTCCGGACCGTCCCCGCCGACCCCCGCATCCGCACCGAGGCGCTGTACACGGAGGACCGGGTCGCCGCCCTGCCCGACGACCATCCGCTCGCCGGCCGGGACCGGGTCCTGATGGACGAGCTGACCGCCCACCCCGAACTCCCCCTCGCCCTGTGGCCGGACACCGGCACCGCGTCGCCCGACCTGTGGCCGCCGGAGCGCCGCCCGGACCGCACGGTCGAGGTCGGCAATGTGGACGAGTGGCTGAACCTGATCGCCGCCGGGGGCGCGTTCGGCCTGGGCGCGGCGGGGACGGCCGAGAGCCACGGCCACCCGGGCGTCCGGTTCGTCCCGGTGGCCGACGCGCCCGCCGCCACCGTGTACCTCGCGCGCCCCGTTCATCCCACGCATCCGCGTACGGAGGACTTCGCGACGGCGGTCCGGGACGTGGTGAGCGGCTGA
- a CDS encoding threonine/serine ThrE exporter family protein — protein MSGKWAEERGVVRWRVRAHARQARLDRLRRDDATLLDRLHATPYENVVFPPVREYEEDAAAEVLRFSLRLGRELFGAGASTRDIQTAVVAVTAAWGMQNLEIVISGCALHLQYAPPGRPPVVMQAVLSSEDSRDLSRLTALQGLTARIAATRLPHGEAAGALDRIVSAPARWPWWFTVGGGAVLASMLCVLASGTVRAALFAPLLFLVSNRIAWALTRTGLASFFVTAVQIALLMAGTMALIHPGVLSGREGASLLAANMILLLPILTVVSLTEDAIDGFRPMAAARTVSLVAFLTAAACGVLTVAFLVPGLDASARTTTLTALPVWLTLVTSGIGALGNAVFMGGGPRLVPWAVAAAVTGACVKLLGTTQLDWTAPLAIGVATAAMGLAAGALAPRAGAPARAILIPGIAGAVLPGPDLYRSLLQLLLHTPGAGTYLALTLASTAAIGVGAVLGTVLGAGGERQWRRRLHPAPAH, from the coding sequence GTGTCCGGCAAGTGGGCGGAGGAGCGGGGCGTGGTGCGGTGGCGGGTTCGGGCGCACGCGCGGCAGGCGCGGCTGGACCGGCTGCGGCGGGACGACGCGACGCTGCTGGACCGGCTGCACGCGACCCCGTACGAGAACGTGGTCTTCCCGCCGGTGCGGGAGTACGAGGAGGACGCGGCGGCCGAGGTGCTGCGGTTCTCGCTGCGGCTGGGGCGCGAGCTGTTCGGCGCCGGGGCGTCGACGCGGGACATCCAGACCGCCGTGGTGGCGGTCACCGCGGCCTGGGGCATGCAGAACCTGGAGATCGTCATCTCCGGCTGCGCCCTGCACCTCCAGTACGCCCCGCCGGGCCGCCCGCCGGTCGTGATGCAGGCCGTCCTGTCCTCGGAGGACTCGCGCGACCTGTCCCGGCTGACCGCCTTGCAGGGGCTCACCGCCCGGATCGCCGCGACCCGGCTGCCGCACGGTGAGGCGGCCGGTGCGCTGGACCGGATCGTGTCGGCGCCGGCCAGGTGGCCGTGGTGGTTCACGGTGGGCGGCGGGGCGGTGCTGGCGTCGATGCTGTGCGTGCTGGCCTCGGGCACGGTCCGGGCCGCGCTGTTCGCGCCGCTGCTCTTCCTGGTCAGCAACCGGATCGCCTGGGCACTCACCCGTACCGGTCTGGCGTCGTTCTTCGTCACGGCCGTGCAGATCGCGCTGCTGATGGCGGGCACGATGGCGCTGATCCACCCCGGGGTGCTCAGCGGGCGGGAGGGGGCGAGTCTGCTCGCCGCCAACATGATCCTGCTCCTGCCGATCCTGACCGTGGTGTCGCTGACCGAGGACGCGATCGACGGTTTCCGGCCGATGGCCGCCGCCCGGACGGTGAGCCTGGTGGCGTTCCTCACGGCGGCCGCGTGCGGGGTGCTGACCGTGGCCTTCCTGGTGCCGGGGCTCGACGCCAGTGCCCGTACGACGACGCTCACCGCGCTCCCGGTCTGGCTGACCCTCGTCACCAGCGGCATCGGCGCGCTCGGCAACGCGGTCTTCATGGGCGGCGGGCCCCGCCTGGTGCCGTGGGCGGTCGCGGCTGCGGTCACCGGGGCGTGCGTGAAGCTGCTCGGGACGACGCAACTGGACTGGACGGCGCCGCTGGCCATCGGGGTCGCCACCGCCGCGATGGGCCTGGCCGCCGGAGCCCTCGCACCGCGCGCCGGCGCCCCCGCACGCGCGATCCTCATCCCCGGCATCGCGGGCGCCGTCCTCCCCGGCCCCGACCTCTACCGCAGCCTCCTCCAGCTCCTCCTGCACACCCCGGGCGCGGGCACCTACCTGGCGCTCACCCTCGCGTCCACGGCGGCCATCGGCGTCGGCGCCGTCCTGGGCACGGTCCTCGGCGCGGGCGGCGAACGCCAGTGGCGCCGCCGTCTGCATCCGGCGCCCGCGCACTGA